A genomic window from Rhizobium sp. 007 includes:
- a CDS encoding GGDEF domain-containing protein: MPKTNNPLLTSCVQINITAFLVDDPPCLLILSAPGRVAGVPDGTLYAMEMQNIIFYLPSSLFLIMAFVFLLLWRIGLSSSWQWGAGFAQTASGFALSSFPIEPTFDQFTSGILYIGAAYSYGSAILIHFEQPLWQWTRRALAIGFLAPHTYLVLIIPSLRWDLFLIEIVFACLLGSTIWLAASRAKFAADVAFIIASSLVVIDCLVRGVVFTFLIQTSDEMADFLHSAYNLSVHVSTITVCMLFPFSAIAAMTAAAVNRHRNAAEQDPLTSLLNRRGFEQATQRSSGGTLLTGAIIVCDIDHFKKINDSFGHATGDHVIVEVSKELLKIQNQKTHIARFGGEEFVIFVLDASEIEVAQIAETLREKIATRRWVDLGFDCKVTASFGVAELDLSDFSVDAAIDRADRALYLAKLAGRNQVALASSIQEKHLGSAGAMKSKTARPSSRPTAASV; the protein is encoded by the coding sequence TTGCCCAAAACGAACAACCCTCTGTTAACGAGTTGCGTTCAGATTAATATCACCGCCTTTCTAGTGGATGATCCGCCTTGTCTATTGATTTTGAGCGCTCCTGGCCGCGTTGCAGGTGTGCCGGACGGAACATTATACGCCATGGAAATGCAAAACATTATCTTTTACCTCCCGTCGAGCCTTTTCCTTATCATGGCTTTCGTCTTTCTTCTTCTATGGCGTATTGGACTTTCTTCGTCATGGCAGTGGGGAGCGGGCTTCGCGCAGACCGCGAGCGGCTTTGCTCTCTCGTCGTTTCCGATTGAACCGACATTCGACCAATTTACCTCAGGCATTTTATACATTGGCGCGGCTTACTCTTATGGCAGCGCGATCCTTATTCATTTTGAACAACCTTTGTGGCAATGGACGCGGCGCGCACTGGCAATAGGCTTTTTGGCACCGCATACCTATCTCGTCTTGATCATCCCTAGTCTGCGCTGGGACCTGTTTCTGATTGAGATCGTGTTTGCCTGCCTACTCGGATCGACCATCTGGCTTGCCGCAAGTAGGGCAAAGTTCGCAGCAGACGTTGCGTTCATTATCGCGAGCTCACTTGTGGTGATCGATTGTCTCGTGAGAGGCGTGGTTTTCACCTTTCTCATCCAGACCAGCGACGAGATGGCTGACTTCCTGCACTCTGCCTACAATCTTTCCGTCCACGTTTCGACGATAACCGTCTGCATGCTCTTTCCGTTCTCGGCAATCGCAGCAATGACCGCTGCTGCCGTCAACAGACACCGTAATGCCGCGGAGCAGGATCCGCTGACCAGTCTCTTGAACCGTCGAGGTTTTGAGCAGGCCACTCAAAGATCGAGCGGGGGAACGCTGCTCACCGGCGCGATCATTGTTTGCGACATCGATCATTTCAAGAAAATCAACGATAGCTTCGGGCATGCAACCGGCGATCACGTCATTGTTGAAGTTTCGAAAGAGCTGTTAAAAATCCAAAATCAAAAGACGCATATCGCGCGCTTTGGCGGAGAAGAGTTTGTAATTTTTGTTTTGGACGCATCCGAAATAGAAGTTGCTCAGATTGCAGAGACGTTGAGAGAAAAGATTGCGACCCGACGCTGGGTCGACTTAGGTTTCGATTGCAAAGTCACAGCAAGCTTTGGTGTCGCAGAGTTGGATCTTTCCGACTTCTCAGTGGATGCCGCAATCGATCGAGCTGATCGAGCCCTCTATCTCGCGAAACTTGCCGGGCGCAACCAGGTGGCCTTGGCATCGTCTATTCAGGAAAAACACTTGGGATCAGCCGGTGCGATGAAAAGCAAGACCGCGCGGCCGTCTAGCAGACCCACAGCCGCGAGCGTCTAA
- a CDS encoding DUF6880 family protein, protein MAPKTTLNAKNLEVLGAERLAELLIEISTGSAATKRRLRIELAGTQSSAEVAREVTKRLSSIERSRSMINWRRVKALKSDLETQRHVIVDTIASGDPDEALEVMWRFMGLARSIFERCDDGNGTIMDVFHQAGVDLGTIASAARPHPRLLGEQTFRALQDNDHGQYDRLIENLSPALGAEGLDRLKSLFDDLASTPVDTSTAAGLVVIGWPISGPVYEDEINLRHRDRTIRSALEQIADAQGDVDAFIAQQSEQARSVPMIAAEIAQRLLKAGRAGEAWDAINRIEMKGRQSPFEWEKARLDVLEALGRRDEAQAFRWQCFEQSLNERHLRAFLKRLPDFDDLEAEENAFDCVSHFSDVHQALAFLLSWPALDRAATLIRARAAELDGDHYELLTPASEHLQEKYPLAATIVLRAMIDFTLDRAKSSRYRFAARHLVQCERLSTKICDFDTFTSHPGYVADLRGKHAKKAGFWTAAGQ, encoded by the coding sequence ATGGCACCGAAAACGACCCTGAACGCCAAAAACCTGGAAGTGCTGGGCGCCGAGAGGCTGGCCGAGTTGCTGATCGAGATCAGCACGGGCAGCGCCGCGACCAAACGCCGGCTGCGGATCGAGCTCGCCGGAACGCAGAGCAGCGCTGAAGTTGCAAGGGAAGTAACAAAGCGGCTTTCATCGATCGAGCGCTCCCGCTCCATGATCAACTGGCGCCGGGTGAAGGCCTTGAAGAGCGATCTGGAGACGCAGCGGCACGTGATCGTTGATACGATCGCCAGCGGCGATCCGGACGAGGCGCTGGAGGTGATGTGGCGCTTCATGGGCCTGGCGCGTTCAATTTTCGAGCGATGCGACGATGGCAACGGCACGATCATGGATGTCTTTCATCAGGCCGGCGTTGATCTGGGCACGATAGCGAGCGCGGCAAGACCGCACCCGCGCCTGCTCGGCGAACAGACTTTCCGCGCGCTGCAGGACAATGACCACGGACAGTATGATCGCCTGATCGAGAATCTGTCGCCGGCGCTGGGTGCGGAAGGCCTCGACCGGCTGAAGTCGTTGTTCGACGATTTGGCAAGCACGCCGGTCGATACTTCAACTGCGGCAGGCCTTGTCGTGATCGGTTGGCCAATCAGTGGCCCGGTTTACGAAGACGAAATCAATCTCCGCCATCGCGACAGAACCATCAGGTCAGCATTGGAGCAGATCGCCGATGCCCAGGGCGACGTTGATGCCTTCATCGCGCAGCAGAGCGAGCAGGCGAGATCCGTGCCGATGATTGCGGCAGAAATCGCCCAGCGACTGCTGAAGGCGGGCCGGGCCGGAGAGGCATGGGATGCCATAAATCGCATTGAGATGAAGGGCCGACAATCCCCGTTCGAGTGGGAAAAAGCCCGCCTCGATGTGCTTGAAGCTCTGGGGCGGAGGGACGAAGCGCAGGCCTTTCGCTGGCAGTGCTTCGAACAATCGCTGAACGAGCGGCACCTGCGAGCTTTTCTGAAGCGCCTACCGGATTTCGATGATCTCGAAGCAGAGGAAAACGCCTTCGATTGTGTGAGCCACTTCTCGGATGTCCACCAGGCGCTCGCCTTCCTGCTGTCATGGCCGGCGCTCGACAGGGCTGCTACGCTCATTCGCGCGCGTGCAGCCGAACTTGATGGCGATCACTACGAACTTTTGACACCGGCGTCCGAGCATCTGCAGGAGAAGTATCCGTTGGCAGCGACCATCGTCCTGCGGGCTATGATTGACTTTACGCTCGATCGAGCGAAATCCAGTCGCTATCGCTTTGCCGCGCGACATCTCGTTCAATGTGAGCGACTGTCGACGAAGATTTGCGACTTCGACACTTTTACGTCACATCCCGGCTATGTTGCAGATCTGAGGGGCAAGCACGCGAAGAAGGCCGGATTCTGGACGGCCGCAGGACAGTGA
- a CDS encoding HD-GYP domain-containing protein, which yields MVLRIRKSLLRKGMYIEAVECADLEFSGRRFLLETDSALHSILASSAEYVLINRAKSNVDCGLPVCRQPDEHVQPTSLRESDQRTRIQHAVSQVTATLRDGFDEIKSGKFDIDRFAPAAMNITASLIASPHVLVEVTRLKTKDEGTYIHSLAVSGLMTGLGHLSDLGEETTRELTIAGLLHDLGKLLIPNAILNKSGQLTDAERHVMRTHPERGYLRLKQHPEVSDLILEICRFHHEALDGSGYPLGLRADRLSLPVRICTVCDVFDALTSVRPYKRAWTSTEALKWMFDRGHLFDRRLVLRLGSLIN from the coding sequence GTGGTTCTGCGTATCCGAAAATCCTTGCTTCGAAAAGGAATGTATATTGAAGCGGTAGAATGCGCTGACTTGGAGTTCTCCGGACGACGCTTCCTGCTTGAAACGGATTCCGCCCTGCATTCCATACTCGCCTCTTCGGCGGAATACGTTCTGATCAACCGTGCAAAAAGCAATGTCGATTGCGGCTTGCCTGTTTGCCGCCAGCCGGACGAACACGTCCAGCCCACGTCTCTGCGTGAATCAGACCAGCGCACACGGATCCAGCATGCGGTATCTCAAGTAACCGCGACTTTGCGGGACGGTTTTGACGAGATCAAATCAGGCAAGTTCGATATCGATCGATTCGCCCCCGCCGCCATGAACATCACCGCTTCCTTAATCGCCTCGCCCCATGTCTTGGTCGAGGTCACGCGGCTAAAGACCAAGGATGAGGGAACTTATATCCACTCGCTCGCGGTCAGCGGGCTCATGACGGGGCTCGGCCACCTGTCGGACCTGGGAGAGGAAACGACAAGGGAATTAACCATAGCCGGGCTGTTGCATGATCTTGGCAAGTTGCTGATACCCAACGCTATCCTCAACAAGAGCGGACAGCTGACAGACGCCGAGCGGCATGTAATGCGCACCCATCCTGAGCGTGGCTACCTCCGCCTTAAGCAGCATCCGGAGGTATCTGACCTGATTCTCGAAATCTGCCGATTTCACCACGAAGCCCTTGACGGAAGCGGCTACCCGCTTGGCCTTCGAGCTGATCGACTGAGTTTACCTGTTCGCATATGCACCGTGTGCGATGTGTTTGACGCCCTTACGAGCGTCCGCCCCTACAAGCGCGCATGGACCAGCACAGAAGCGCTGAAGTGGATGTTCGATAGGGGACATCTCTTCGACAGGAGACTGGTCCTGCGGCTCGGAAGCCTGATTAACTAA